The following DNA comes from Cryptococcus deuterogattii R265 chromosome 2, complete sequence.
AAGCCTGCCATTCCTGCCAAACCCCAAGTAGGCGCAAAACCTGCTCTTGCGATCGGAGGCAAACCGCCTGTGCCTACAGCACCGAAGATACAACCCAAGGCAGCTAGCAAACCAGGACAAGTAGCGCAACCTGCAAAAGCTCCTGGACAGTTGGATTTAGCTGCCGCATTTGCGAAGAGAGCGGCTAGGGCCcagcaagaggaagactaGACCTTAAGGGATCGAAAATAAGGATTTGAGTTAGGATTTGTACGAGGTTTTGGGAAACAGTAGTATATGATACAATACGAGGTCAGGTTACAGATGCATTTTTGAAGAGCGCTGAATACTACGAATACTATGCATTCGCTGAAGACATCTGGATTAATCATTCTCCCGCAACAGGCCACATGTAGAACACTGCCAATGATCTATACGGCCTCCACCCTTCAGTGAGagcctccatttccttggGTGTCAAATAGGCTCCGCCCCTGAAGTTGAGATTAGCTATAGATATTTCGTATCGCCTAAGAGGCAAAGACTCACTTGactttctttccattcaGGCGGGATTTCAAAATCTCTACCGTCAAACCTTCTAGTAACGGAGCGGCACGATGAGCATCCCAATCAGGATGCTCCAATGGGGCTGTAAGCATCACGTCCGGGGTAGGGGCTGGAAGAGTCCTTGGTGGGACTTCGACAGTTTCGCGAGGCACAGCAGATGGCGTGGATGGGGTTGGAGGTATGTGTGCAACGCTCGTACCTGATGGGGCGGCAGGTGTACGCAAGGCACCCATTTTAGGGACAGGATTCTCGGAGGTGTCGTTAGGAGTCAATGGCGTGGGAGGAACAGAGCTTGAGGGCACATGCCTGACTGGAGTACTCTCTCTTATGTTCGTGTCCAGCTCACCTTCCCCCTTatcatcaacctcttccttgacttcaTTTTGCCCGTCCTTATTGGTTTTTCCCTTGGTCTTCTTGGGTGTGATGGTACCAGAtgacttcttttccagtGCACCATGAGCAGCTAAAGCCCATTTGATAAGACCTTTCTGTACACCCAAATCGCCCACAGCCAAAATGTCTGGGCGGCGGAGAGAGAATATCATAAACATGTCTACTGTCCATTGCCCAATACCGCGAACAGCAATGAGAGCTTTCGAAATTTCTTCGTCTGTTCCGCTTTGCAGCAAGTGCTCTGATAGTTGACCGGAGGCAAAGTGGTCGGCCAGCGACAGAACTGAAGGGCGACAGATCAGTGTCGCAAACACTGAGATATACTCGATCTACATACTGTACTCTGCCTTCCTTCCGCTCAGACCAACCCCCCTCAGTGATGCTACATCTTGGCTAAGGACCATCTGAGGTGAGGGGAACCCCTCCCTCTCATGCGTAAAGCCAAACAGAGCTCTGAACCTCGTATTGATTGCTCTCGCCGCCATCCAAGAAACTTGTTGACCAATAATGGAAGTTACTAACGTCCTGAAGGGATCTATAGCTTCCAGGTTCACAAATGGTCGACAAGGCAAATGCTCAAAGAAAAGTGAAAACCGTGGATCCAGGgcagagagatgagatatAGCCGAGAGGAGGTCGAAATTTAATGTCGGAGGGAGCAGAGTAGGCTGAGGAACTGTAGGTAGGTCAAGAGCCGCAGAAGACGGCTTAATATTGATAGTATTGATACTACATGACTCCaacttctgcttcttcttggacGATTCTAAATGGTCGTTCGCTGCTGACGGTGGAAGTGATCCACTTGCTGGTTTGACCCGTTTGGCCGCAGCAATACTCGCTATGGATGTTCTTGCTGCTCTGGTTGCGACTGGCATGTCTGGAGCAGGATCAGCCTTCGCCTTTTTACTTCTTGTGGATGGCATCTGGGTTTTCCTTAGTCGAatggggagaggagatggacaagATGCACGATTATATCGGAGACTTACTTCCCTTCGTTACCAATAAAGCCCCCCGCAACTCGTGATAGTGCCTTGCCCATGACGGACGTGCCTGGACATTTGATATTAATGATTGATATTTTATCTTCGTTATTCCCTTTAGCGACTGCCTGGGACTCCGACTCCGTGGCGAAATGATTATGTGCAGAAATGAGTAACGAGTAGGAGTCGATAGCAAATCGAAGTTGGAGTGTTGACTAGAATCTGGCCCCATGAGTTATCCCATACTTTGTACACATAAAACTGAACAATGCTAAGTATACGTCACTTTGAGGTCCGTCTATTTAAACATTATGGATGGATATGGaccgaaaaaaagaacgCCACTGTGAGACTACCATGATTGGCGGTAATCTAAACGGATTATGCGACGCCAGTATCACGCTATAAATAGGAAGAGACTAAAAAAATCGAACTTAGGGTGCAGACAATCAAGGTCTGCGCTGTCTGGGGATAGACCAAGTCGCCTGATTAGCTCTGAGAGACTCTCTTGTGGGGGTCGCAGGCCCTTGCTTGTTTCCCTTGTCAGGCGTCTCAAACATTGCTCTTGCCCTGTTGACTTTGTTTGATTCTGAGGTTAAACAGTCAGTGATCGCCCTCGATGCCAACTTGTCAAAAACTTGCCTGTCAAAAGGTCAATGTCGTGCTCTATCgttgcccttcttcctttcctaACAGACGCATTGCTAAACTGGGCGGGATGCAGGGGCAACGGAGTGGGCGTAGTGGGAAGAGCCAAGTTACGAGCGGTGAACGTTGAAGGAAAGCCCTTGGCCGGTGTTGCGGCGGCAGGAGATTCGGTGGGGGAGTGGGAGATCGAGTGAGATTTTCCTCGAAATCTGTTGGGcgggaaaggagagggggagaaagaggtaCTGGTTGTGTCGTTCGTCAGCAGTCTTGCAATCTCACGTtgcttttccatctcctatAAGGCTCTGTTTAGCACTGTCATGTCGCATCATGAGGAAGTACTCGCCTTGGACCGTCTTTCAATCTTCATTCGTTGCTCATCGATGATTCCCTTTTGCATTTCTACCACCTTCTCTAgtctctcaatctcattATCATGCCCTGCATGCAGCCTGGCTATAGAGCTGTCTCTCTCTCCTGCACCGAATCCAGCGGTCGTATCCTTCAGTCCTCTTGCCTTCGTGCCTTTAACCGAACCGtcacccatctctccacACTTGGCACAAGGACCTGGGGTGGAAAGTGTGCGGAGTCGAGCAGAGAcggaagttgaagaaggaagtgtTTTATTATCCTTGTGGCGAGCTTCCTGCTCAAAGACATCTTTAGCCAGCCTAGTGGCTTTCTCGCGTTGTACGTCGGCCTCAGTTTTAGCGTCACTCACTTCAGCCTTTGCCTTGCTCAAAGACTCCTGCAGAATGACCAACTCTTTTCTGAGAGCATCCACCTTCTTGGAATATTCCGCTTCAGAATCCTTTTGTGCAATCTCTGAGGCGAATTTGTGGGCTTTGAATTGGGCTTGCAACTCGGTATAGGCGGTCTCAAGAGAGGCAAGCTTTTGGTTAGCGGCCTGTCGCGTAGCCAGTTCCGCTTCGAGATTTTTCAACTTCTCAGAGTCGGTCTTTGAAGACGCAAAGACTTcatccagcttcttctccgcagCTTGCCGGAAGGCAGACTGCGCGTCAAGAAGTTGTTGTAATCGTTGTTCTGTCAAAGTAGCAACTTCAAGCTGCTTAAGCAGTTGAGCCCGGGAAATAGATTCCTCGCTGAGGCGTTGGTGGAGCCGTTGCTCAGTCGAGGCAGCCTCCTCTAGCTTTTCTTTCAAGGTAGAGACTTTGTCATTGGCTACTTGCTGAGCAGCAATCTCTGCTTCAAGGCGCGTCCGCATATCTCGATTGGCGGTCTCACTGATACCCAGCTTCTCGATCAGCTCGGTAAACTTTCTTTCCGCCTCTTGCCTGCTCTTAAGCTCGGCCTCAGCTTTGACTCGCAGCTCTGCGATTTCATTCTGCAAGCGAGTCTTCGTGCCTTGTAGTTTTCTCTCGAGTTCTTCCCTAGCTCTCTGTTCATCGCCGAGTTTCTTTTGCAGGTTTGCCTCCTCAGAGCTTGCTGTTTCTCGCTGTCGACCCAGTTGAATGATTTTCTTTTCCGCAACCCTACGAGCCGTCGATTCTACCTCGAGTTTCTTACGCAGCTCAGCTTCGGATGTGGTTATGGTGCCGTTCTGATGCTGAAGTGCGGCAAGGTCCTCTTCGACTTCTTGACGGCGACCGACAGCGACCTGAAGCTGTTGACAGAGGCCGGCATTTTCAGATTCCCAAAGTGACGTGATCTCCTGAAGCTTGCCTTCGGCGTTCTCCCTTGTGGTCGTTTGGGTTTCGAGCTGCTTCCGCAGATCATCCTCTAGAGCTTTGAAAGACGAGTGAGTTTCCTCGGCACCCTTCAATCTttgctcaagctcatccCTGATCTTTGTCTCCACATCCAACTTCATTTGCAGCTCCTTTTCTGCAGAAGTTCTAACGTCTCTCATTTTCTCCAATTCGTCCAGTttctcttccgcttctctcctcctatGGGCTTCGTCTGCTACCCTggccttccattccttttcccccGCCACTAAAGtactttccatctccttcaactgTTTTTCAACATTTTTTTGCTCATCCACAGCCTTCTCAGTTCTTGCTTCTTGAGCTTCCATAACTTTTTGGGTGATGTCGAGTTGCCTTGCAAGCTCCTTTGCTGATTGCCGTTCCTTGCTCAAGTCTCGAGTGAGCGCCTCAATATCAGCCCGCTGGGAATCAAGCTGTTTTTTGAGGGCTGTGAACTGGACTTCGAGCTCATGTCGGGCGGCAGTTTCCTGTTCTAATTGAGCGTTGGCCCCTCCGGCAGCCTCCTTGATGTTTTCGAAGGCTTGatccctttcttcctgaGCTGTACGGCGCCCTTCGGCCTCACAAGATAACTTCTCCTCCAATGACCGATTGGCTTGGGTAGCATGCTCAAGCGTTTTGAGGGCTTCTACAAGTTGAGCCTTTGATTTGGCGTCGTCCTGCTGCGAGCTCTCAATTcttgcttccatctcaGCCTTGCTTCTGTCCCAGACGgctttctcatcctctctgAGTCTCCTCAGGTtcccaatctcttctcttaGCTCTCTCAGAACTTTTGTCTCATTGAGCATCGCTTCCTTCTGGAAGCTTTCCAGATCTTCGGCCGCCCGATCACGTTGCTTTTTCATTTCGACATGTTCATTCCGGAGTTGTTCCAAAGCTGTTTCGTGAGACATTTTGGCAGAGAGCAAATCGTTGATCTGGGCTGTAAGagttgagatggaaatT
Coding sequences within:
- a CDS encoding centromeric protein E; translated protein: MSLPSKLTLSRQPSSPSLAVGLPPALPESSIMAPSTTSPNKLPKSKSKNRLHRGDVESTESSEAEEIPRNHTGTPKRKVINTDPVPMLSNNKTKKRETLAERLAAAAVGGTKARVKGSSSLNDGLKVLNNSSTSTTASANTSTIVRTPPAQARASMMVPSTMPVQRTSRPSSGSNSSDKVVVCVRIKPTESSFSSMAYEITSTSLTLSDNHPKVKQRGGKAGREDTYTYTFDKLLEYPSTTPELYADKVAPLINKAMNGFNSTVFAYGQTGSGKSFTMTGIPTELGIIPCAVDGVFDGITEEPDRAFLLHVIELLEKGNAQRRIGATDWNERSSRSHCVFTIVIESRPRDGDGDEDIRLSRLNLIDLAGSEKAVSDSERRGEGKHINQSLLALREVINKLTEKTKASHIPYRNSKLTHLLENALGGDSNICVICTLSAEEEHCGETLETLKFAGRCSQVKTNAKKNILPASERALIRAKDQEIEELRARLMGLTDNLPKKMEPDCDQVTDLAESVAAMEARKAKLTAQLAKLNSEILTSELPRHPSTIMGIPMSPPKPKRRRISDFSAVMSIGSDRVGLGMGTPKKVDRRAVSGLTRVQEEKNAPGIIGRLSAVSDSGAPNFDHDIVLAALRKSLAQKEEELSLANQNLASALSRASQLSERDERIAALTTELSTALKSLSRLQATLQSTETDLRDRNSQLAATRTDLLATIEELEGKVLELRKSREKLVIEDEGRLQEVQKQLDATVKDKAEIEYKVKLLEDEVAARKNAEEGEKAARKEVENIKSQLELLQKEHADIHSSADNASTRLAEYEISISTLTAQINDLLSAKMSHETALEQLRNEHVEMKKQRDRAAEDLESFQKEAMLNETKVLRELREEIGNLRRLREDEKAVWDRSKAEMEARIESSQQDDAKSKAQLVEALKTLEHATQANRSLEEKLSCEAEGRRTAQEERDQAFENIKEAAGGANAQLEQETAARHELEVQFTALKKQLDSQRADIEALTRDLSKERQSAKELARQLDITQKVMEAQEARTEKAVDEQKNVEKQLKEMESTLVAGEKEWKARVADEAHRRREAEEKLDELEKMRDVRTSAEKELQMKLDVETKIRDELEQRLKGAEETHSSFKALEDDLRKQLETQTTTRENAEGKLQEITSLWESENAGLCQQLQVAVGRRQEVEEDLAALQHQNGTITTSEAELRKKLEVESTARRVAEKKIIQLGRQRETASSEEANLQKKLGDEQRAREELERKLQGTKTRLQNEIAELRVKAEAELKSRQEAERKFTELIEKLGISETANRDMRTRLEAEIAAQQVANDKVSTLKEKLEEAASTEQRLHQRLSEESISRAQLLKQLEVATLTEQRLQQLLDAQSAFRQAAEKKLDEVFASSKTDSEKLKNLEAELATRQAANQKLASLETAYTELQAQFKAHKFASEIAQKDSEAEYSKKVDALRKELVILQESLSKAKAEVSDAKTEADVQREKATRLAKDVFEQEARHKDNKTLPSSTSVSARLRTLSTPGPCAKCGEMGDGSVKGTKARGLKDTTAGFGAGERDSSIARLHAGHDNEIERLEKVVEMQKGIIDEQRMKIERRSKEMEKQREIARLLTNDTTSTSFSPSPFPPNRFRGKSHSISHSPTESPAAATPAKGFPSTFTARNLALPTTPTPLPLHPAQFSNASVRKGRRATIEHDIDLLTESNKVNRARAMFETPDKGNKQGPATPTRESLRANQATWSIPRQRRP
- a CDS encoding DNA-3-methyladenine glycosylase II; translation: MPSTRSKKAKADPAPDMPVATRAARTSIASIAAAKRVKPASGSLPPSAANDHLESSKKKQKLESCSINTINIKPSSAALDLPTVPQPTLLPPTLNFDLLSAISHLSALDPRFSLFFEHLPCRPFVNLEAIDPFRTLVTSIIGQQVSWMAARAINTRFRALFGFTHEREGFPSPQMVLSQDVASLRGVGLSGRKAEYILSLADHFASGQLSEHLLQSGTDEEISKALIAVRGIGQWTVDMFMIFSLRRPDILAVGDLGVQKGLIKWALAAHGALEKKSSGTITPKKTKGKTNKDGQNEVKEEVDDKGEGELDTNIRESTPVRHVPSSSVPPTPLTPNDTSENPVPKMGALRTPAAPSGTSVAHIPPTPSTPSAVPRETVEVPPRTLPAPTPDVMLTAPLEHPDWDAHRAAPLLEGLTVEILKSRLNGKKVKGGAYLTPKEMEALTEGWRPYRSLAVFYMWPVAGE